Proteins encoded within one genomic window of Falco biarmicus isolate bFalBia1 chromosome 14, bFalBia1.pri, whole genome shotgun sequence:
- the YIPF6 gene encoding protein YIPF6 isoform X2, whose product MMRDLKAVGKKFVHVMYPKKSSALLRDWDLWGPLVLCVSLALMLQGGSADSKDDGGPQFAEVFVIIWFGAVVITLNSKLLGGTISFFQSLCVLGYCVLPLTVAMLVCRLVLLAGSGTVSFIIRLIVVVAMFGWSTLASTAFLADSQPPNRKALVVYPIFLFYFVISWMILTFTPQ is encoded by the exons ATG ATGAGAGATCTGAAGGCTGTTGGGAAAAAATTTGTCCATGTCATGTATCCGAAGAAGAGTAGTGCACTTCTCAGAGACT GGGATCTTTGGGGCCCTTTGGTGCTTTGTGTCTCGCTTGCACT GATGCTTCAGGGTGGATCAGCAGATAGTAAAGACGATGGAGGACCCCAGTTTGCTGAAGTCTTTGTCATAATCTGGTTTGGTGCAGTTGTCATCACACTAAACTCAAAGCTTCTTGGAGGAACTAT ATCCTTTTTTCAGAGCCTGTGTGTTCTGGGTTACTGTGTCCTGCCTCTGACAGTAGCAATGCTGGTGTGCAGGCTGGTACTGCTGGCGGGTTCTGGGACTGTCAGCTTCATTATACGTCTTATCGTAGTAGTAGCTATGTTTGGTTGGTCAACGTTAG cATCTACAGCTTTCCTGGCAGACAGTCAGCCTCCAAACCGCAAAGCTCTTGTTGTGTACCCCATCTTCCTCTTCTACTTTGTTATCAGCTGGATGATTCTCACCTTTACACCTCAGTGA
- the YIPF6 gene encoding protein YIPF6 isoform X1: MGPGGCSPGHRSGPDRRHAARAPPCWRGGAGGQPPLALPWTPWRCVTRQPSPRVVMTYFGHVARVANMAAAEGSSAGGPLFAGLADVSISEDIPVEGEITVPVGSHSPDEDYSTLDEPVRDTIMRDLKAVGKKFVHVMYPKKSSALLRDWDLWGPLVLCVSLALMLQGGSADSKDDGGPQFAEVFVIIWFGAVVITLNSKLLGGTISFFQSLCVLGYCVLPLTVAMLVCRLVLLAGSGTVSFIIRLIVVVAMFGWSTLASTAFLADSQPPNRKALVVYPIFLFYFVISWMILTFTPQ, translated from the exons ATGGGCCCCGGGGGCTGCAGTCCGGGTCACCGCTCCGGGCCGGACCGGCGGCATGCGGCAAGGGCGCCCCCTTGCtggcggggcggagcgggggggcagcccccgctCGCGTTGCCATGGACGCCCTGGCGGTGCGTGACGCGGCAGCCGTCGCCGCGCGTAGTGATGACGTATTTCGGCCACGTCGCCCGAGTAGCCAAcatggcggcggcggagggCAGCAGTGCCGGGGGGCCGTTG ttTGCAGGTCTTGCAGATGTGTCAATATCTGAAGATATTCCAGTGGAAGGGGAAATTACTGTTCCTGTTGGATCTCACTCTCCTGATGAAGACTACTCCACACTGGATGAGCCTGTTAGGGATACTATT ATGAGAGATCTGAAGGCTGTTGGGAAAAAATTTGTCCATGTCATGTATCCGAAGAAGAGTAGTGCACTTCTCAGAGACT GGGATCTTTGGGGCCCTTTGGTGCTTTGTGTCTCGCTTGCACT GATGCTTCAGGGTGGATCAGCAGATAGTAAAGACGATGGAGGACCCCAGTTTGCTGAAGTCTTTGTCATAATCTGGTTTGGTGCAGTTGTCATCACACTAAACTCAAAGCTTCTTGGAGGAACTAT ATCCTTTTTTCAGAGCCTGTGTGTTCTGGGTTACTGTGTCCTGCCTCTGACAGTAGCAATGCTGGTGTGCAGGCTGGTACTGCTGGCGGGTTCTGGGACTGTCAGCTTCATTATACGTCTTATCGTAGTAGTAGCTATGTTTGGTTGGTCAACGTTAG cATCTACAGCTTTCCTGGCAGACAGTCAGCCTCCAAACCGCAAAGCTCTTGTTGTGTACCCCATCTTCCTCTTCTACTTTGTTATCAGCTGGATGATTCTCACCTTTACACCTCAGTGA